One window from the genome of Podospora pseudocomata strain CBS 415.72m chromosome 6, whole genome shotgun sequence encodes:
- the rio2 gene encoding Serine/threonine-protein kinase rio2 (BUSCO:EOG09262KVB; EggNog:ENOG503NX5X; COG:T) yields the protein MKLDTRAMRHLTAEDWKVLAAVEQGSKNHELVPVPIIERFSRLKGGSSLVSKCISTLAKTSLIAKMKEAKYDGYRLTYGGLDYLALHTHSQKKHIYSVGTRVGVGKESDIMLVADHTGAQQILKIHRLGRISFRTVKTNRDYLKKNASGSWMYLSTLAARKEYAFLSALHSAGIPVPTPIAHSRHTIVMSLVDAPPLRQISSVPDPAALYASLIELYLRLAKHGLIHGDYNEFNILIREDISTNPETGTEEITLVPVVIDFPQMISMEHVNAEMYFDRDINCIKIFFERRFHFKPTTPGPFYKDVKKTVGRDGFERLDATLEASGITKKMAKDLEAAIRQHEEEKLQNPEAFEPSDDEEDDEDEDEDEEDKEGEETNTDEKEKEEQPSIVIGFQSPSESGAEQGMEKLSINNKT from the exons ATGAAGTTGGACACACGGGCTATGCGCCATCTGACGGCGGAGGACTGGAAGGTCCTCGCAGCT gtcGAACAAGGCTCCAAAAACCACGAActcgtccccgtccccatcatcgAGCGCTTCTCCCGCCTCAAAGGCGGCTCCTCCCTCGTTTCCAAATgcatctccaccctcgccaaaacctccctcatcgccaAGATGAAAGAAGCCAAATACGACGGCTACCGCCTCACTTATGGCGGCCTAGACTACCTAGCCCTCCACACCCACTCCCAAAAAAAGCACATCTACTCCGTCGGCACCCGCGTAGGCGTCGGCAAAGAATCCGACATCATGCTTGTAGCCGACCACACCGGCGCCCAGCAAATCCTCAAAATCCACCGCCTCGGCCGCATCTCCTTCCGCACCGTAAAAACCAATAGAGACTACCTCAAAAAGAACGCCTCCGGCTCCTGGATgtacctctccaccctcgccgcccgcAAAGAATAcgccttcctctccgccctccacTCCGCCGGCATCCCCGTGCCTACCCCCATCGCCCACTCCCGCCACACAATCGTCATGTCCCTCGTCGACgcgccccccctccgccaaatctcctccgtccccgACCCGGCAGCCCTCTACGCCTCGCTCATAGAACTCTACCTTCGCCTGGCTAAGCACGGCCTCATCCACGGCGACTACAACGAgttcaacatcctcatccggGAGGacatctccaccaacccGGAAACGGGAACCGAAGAAATCACGCTTGTCCCTGTCGTCATCGACTTTCCGCAGATGATCTCCATGGAGCATGTGAATGCGGAAATGTACTTTGACCGCGACATCAACTGCATCAAGATCTTTTTCGAGCGCCGATTTCACTTCAAGCCCACCACTCCGGGCCCTTTTTACAAGGATGTCAAAAAGACGGTTGGAAGAGACGGGTTTGAGAGGTTAGACGCCACGCTGGAGGCGTCGGGTATCACAAAGAAGATGGCCAAGGACCTCGAGGCGGCTATCAGGCAgcacgaggaggagaagctgcagaATCCAGAGGCGTTCGAGCCAtcagatgacgaggaagatgatgaagacgaggatgaggacgaagaagacaaggagggagaagagacGAACACAgatgagaaagagaaggaagaaCAACCATCAATAGTCATCGGGTTTCAGTCTCCGTCAGAATCAGGAGCTGAACAAGGGATGGAGAAACTGAGCATAAATAACAAGACGTAA